The following are from one region of the Methanomassiliicoccales archaeon LGM-DZ1 genome:
- the pylSc gene encoding pyrrolysine--tRNA(Pyl) ligase large subunit: MAEHFTDAQIQRLREYGNGTYKDMEFADVSAREKAFTKLMSDASRDNESALKGMIAHPARQGLSQLMNDIADALVADGFIEVRTPIIISKDALAKMTITPDKPLFKQVFWIDDKRALRPMLAPSLYTVMRSLRDHTDGPVKIFEMGSCFRKESHSGMHLEEFTMLNLVDMGPAGDATESLKKYIAIVMKAAGLPDYQLVHEESDVYKETIDVEIGGQEVCSAAVGPHYLDAAHDVHEPWAGAGFGLERLLTIRQGYSTVMKGGASTTYLNGAKMD, translated from the coding sequence ATGGCGGAACATTTTACCGATGCGCAGATCCAGCGGCTGAGGGAGTACGGGAACGGCACTTACAAGGACATGGAGTTCGCGGACGTTTCCGCCAGGGAGAAAGCGTTCACCAAGCTCATGTCCGACGCCTCCAGGGACAACGAGTCCGCGCTGAAGGGCATGATCGCCCATCCCGCCAGGCAGGGCCTGAGCCAGCTCATGAACGACATCGCCGACGCCCTCGTCGCCGACGGGTTCATCGAGGTCCGCACCCCTATCATCATCTCCAAGGACGCGCTCGCCAAGATGACGATCACCCCTGACAAGCCCCTGTTCAAGCAGGTTTTCTGGATAGATGACAAGAGGGCCCTCAGGCCCATGCTCGCTCCCAGCCTGTACACCGTCATGAGGTCCCTCCGCGACCATACGGACGGGCCTGTCAAGATCTTCGAGATGGGATCTTGCTTCAGGAAGGAGTCCCACAGCGGCATGCACCTGGAGGAGTTCACGATGCTGAACCTCGTCGACATGGGCCCGGCAGGCGACGCGACGGAGTCCCTCAAGAAGTACATAGCGATCGTCATGAAGGCCGCCGGCCTTCCCGACTACCAGCTCGTCCACGAGGAGTCCGACGTCTACAAGGAGACCATCGATGTCGAGATCGGCGGCCAGGAGGTCTGCTCGGCCGCCGTCGGGCCGCATTACCTCGATGCCGCCCACGATGTCCATGAGCCGTGGGCGGGTGCCGGCTTCGGCCTCGAGCGCCTGCTCACCATAAGGCAGGGGTACAGCACCGTCATGAAGGGCGGGGCCAGCACGACCTACCTGAACGGCGCCAAGATGGACTGA
- the pylC gene encoding 3-methylornithine--L-lysine ligase PylC, whose product MEAAYLAQKAGYETLVLDRREDAPARSIADGSVTVDVAKDPEKAAKALGDCDAVIPALEEMDALESLEKIKKGFSGPYLFDMDAYRISSSKLRSNEIMGKFGVPMPKPWPECGYPVIVKPSSQSGSVGVSEVENDEQMKAALEKVSALHDEPVIQEFVHGKSLSVEAIGDGEKARAYITTQVVLDSGYDCKQVICEPGILGPEADKRFGECIRMTAEDMHLCGLMDMEAIGGDAGFKVLEIDARIPSQTPACILAGTGINLLKELYLALSGKGSDPVRRPGASSYEHFYIDGARMYTTGEKAFSHVDHPRIEKGLFGSDEMITDYAPGKSRWHATMITSGKDREDVFWKRKDAIARIMDECGIEEFIDGSPEVV is encoded by the coding sequence ATCGAGGCGGCCTATCTCGCGCAGAAGGCCGGATATGAGACTTTGGTCCTGGACAGGCGGGAGGATGCTCCCGCCCGTTCCATCGCGGACGGCTCGGTCACGGTAGATGTGGCCAAGGACCCGGAGAAGGCCGCGAAGGCGCTCGGGGACTGCGATGCCGTCATACCGGCGCTCGAGGAGATGGACGCCCTCGAGAGCCTTGAGAAGATAAAGAAAGGATTCTCGGGCCCGTACCTTTTCGATATGGACGCCTACCGGATCTCGTCCTCCAAGCTGAGGTCCAATGAGATCATGGGGAAGTTCGGGGTCCCCATGCCCAAACCGTGGCCGGAATGCGGCTACCCCGTGATCGTCAAGCCGTCGTCCCAGAGCGGGTCCGTCGGCGTCTCCGAGGTCGAGAACGACGAGCAGATGAAGGCGGCGCTGGAGAAGGTGTCCGCGCTGCACGACGAGCCGGTCATCCAGGAGTTCGTCCACGGGAAGAGCCTGTCCGTCGAGGCCATAGGGGACGGGGAGAAGGCCAGGGCCTACATCACCACCCAGGTGGTCCTCGACAGCGGCTACGACTGCAAGCAGGTCATCTGCGAGCCGGGGATCCTCGGCCCGGAGGCCGACAAACGGTTCGGGGAATGCATCAGGATGACCGCCGAGGACATGCATCTCTGCGGCCTGATGGACATGGAGGCCATCGGCGGCGATGCGGGGTTCAAGGTGCTCGAGATCGATGCGAGGATACCCAGCCAGACCCCGGCATGCATACTGGCCGGGACCGGCATCAACCTCCTGAAGGAGCTCTACCTGGCCCTTTCCGGCAAGGGCTCCGACCCGGTGAGGAGACCCGGAGCATCCTCGTACGAGCATTTCTACATCGACGGGGCGCGCATGTACACCACCGGGGAGAAGGCGTTCTCCCACGTGGACCATCCGCGCATCGAGAAGGGGCTGTTCGGCTCCGACGAGATGATCACCGATTACGCCCCCGGGAAGTCCCGCTGGCACGCAACCATGATCACGTCCGGGAAGGACAGGGAGGACGTCTTCTGGAAGAGGAAGGATGCCATCGCCCGCATCATGGACGAGTGCGGCATCGAGGAGTTCATCGACGGCTCCCCGGAGGTGGTCTGA
- the pylD gene encoding 3-methylornithyl-N6-L-lysine dehydrogenase PylD, with product MTRLTPKMISGLSGELSDIDKMLIRDTGMDLRTLGFRAVGVDPSKVDVSEYRAAAVPITSGLGIISKFSRSVADIVSAMGIECTVTEHTDVWGFGDALDLGADIILMADDEQYMAYSVAAGKYANNSYCTAAGYVEALCGAAGGLKGKDVLVRGAGRVGGNMVAMLRKLGARVTVADILPDRASAVAYANPGTIVATDIDASTRKADLILNASPTPIPGDQIKEGAIVSTPGIPHVYDEETLAKAEFIHDPLAIGTAPMVAQAISFSLGKDCFLQE from the coding sequence ATGACCAGGCTGACCCCGAAGATGATCTCCGGCCTGTCCGGAGAGCTGAGCGACATCGACAAGATGCTGATCCGCGACACCGGGATGGACCTCAGGACGCTGGGGTTCAGGGCGGTCGGCGTGGACCCCTCGAAGGTCGACGTCTCCGAATACCGGGCGGCGGCGGTGCCCATCACCTCCGGGCTCGGCATCATCAGCAAGTTCTCCCGGAGCGTCGCCGACATCGTCTCCGCCATGGGCATCGAGTGCACCGTCACGGAGCACACCGACGTCTGGGGCTTCGGCGATGCCCTCGACCTCGGCGCGGACATCATCCTGATGGCCGATGACGAGCAATACATGGCATACAGCGTCGCCGCCGGGAAGTACGCCAACAACTCGTACTGCACGGCGGCCGGGTACGTGGAGGCACTCTGCGGCGCCGCGGGAGGCCTGAAAGGAAAAGATGTGCTGGTCCGCGGGGCCGGAAGGGTCGGAGGCAACATGGTGGCCATGCTCAGGAAGCTGGGCGCCAGGGTCACCGTGGCCGACATCCTCCCCGACCGGGCGTCCGCGGTGGCGTACGCCAATCCGGGCACCATAGTGGCCACGGACATCGACGCATCGACGAGGAAGGCCGACCTCATACTCAATGCGTCCCCCACGCCCATACCGGGGGACCAGATCAAGGAGGGTGCCATAGTCTCGACGCCGGGCATCCCCCACGTTTACGACGAGGAGACGCTCGCCAAAGCGGAGTTCATCCACGACCCGCTGGCGATCGGCACCGCGCCGATGGTGGCCCAGGCCATCTCTTTCTCGCTGGGCAAGGACTGTTTCCTGCAGGAGTGA
- a CDS encoding methylamine methyltransferase corrinoid protein reductive activase: MTEYGIALDIGTSGLRAQAIDLGTGETVGTAITQRHPIPGMNVIDHVNFAIKSGEDVANRLLVDCANQLFASLGIDLSKVKRIGVCGNTFQMSLFQNIEIRDLAYAGQNMLKDLGVVPPKRDGAVINARSMGIKGVAEDTVVIIPPAVRHEIGADAIAMLLITGVADAKEPTLVVDYGTNAEMALICGDGRIITGSAAAGPAMEGQEIERGMLAAPGAISDVDIVEDGWKCTVLDSSMIDREGDTVDPMDGRTVRKGEEEAIGITGTGTVAALYDGIKSGIIPTCPNINTPDGKLHLMNGINITSHDVDEAGKAIGAMRAGFLTLLHEAGMWTGDVKTAYMSGASGLYVDAVKALGLGMVVPGATHLIQFGNTSIEMARRIAMGTIDMEFLKQFAQKLKATHCMFATSETFKQIYSIEYSVWCTGMPMSMYDEMLGIYNLPPLGKPSENVSVERKCMTDLPDTDKCPVKVIESGTFLTARIDGCIYCRKCMKECPEKALTIVKGPSGCSFRVDSARCGGTACRRCERACPQKVLHLDGGKPTA, encoded by the coding sequence TTGACAGAATACGGAATCGCATTGGATATAGGAACGAGCGGCCTGCGCGCGCAGGCCATCGACCTCGGGACCGGGGAGACCGTGGGGACCGCCATCACGCAGAGGCACCCCATCCCCGGGATGAACGTCATCGACCACGTCAACTTCGCCATCAAATCGGGCGAGGATGTGGCCAACCGCCTGCTGGTGGACTGCGCGAACCAGCTCTTCGCGTCCCTGGGCATCGACCTGTCCAAGGTGAAGAGGATAGGCGTCTGCGGGAACACCTTCCAGATGTCCCTGTTCCAGAACATCGAGATCAGGGACCTGGCCTACGCCGGGCAGAACATGCTCAAGGACCTCGGCGTCGTGCCCCCGAAGAGGGACGGCGCGGTCATCAATGCCAGGAGCATGGGCATCAAGGGCGTCGCCGAGGACACCGTCGTCATCATACCGCCGGCGGTCAGGCACGAGATCGGGGCGGATGCCATCGCCATGCTGCTGATCACCGGCGTCGCCGACGCCAAGGAGCCCACCCTGGTCGTGGACTACGGGACCAACGCCGAGATGGCGCTCATCTGCGGCGACGGCAGGATCATCACCGGGTCCGCGGCCGCCGGCCCCGCCATGGAGGGCCAGGAGATCGAGCGCGGGATGCTCGCCGCCCCCGGCGCCATCTCCGACGTGGACATCGTTGAGGACGGGTGGAAGTGCACCGTCCTCGACAGCTCCATGATCGACAGGGAAGGGGACACCGTAGACCCGATGGACGGGCGCACCGTGAGGAAGGGCGAGGAGGAGGCCATCGGCATCACCGGGACCGGCACCGTCGCCGCCCTCTACGACGGCATCAAATCCGGGATCATCCCCACATGCCCCAACATCAACACCCCCGACGGGAAGCTCCACCTGATGAACGGCATCAACATCACATCGCACGATGTCGATGAGGCCGGGAAGGCCATCGGCGCCATGCGCGCAGGGTTCCTGACCCTCCTGCACGAGGCCGGCATGTGGACCGGCGACGTCAAGACCGCGTACATGTCGGGCGCCTCCGGCCTCTATGTCGATGCGGTCAAGGCCCTCGGGCTCGGCATGGTCGTCCCGGGCGCGACCCATCTGATCCAGTTCGGCAACACCTCCATCGAGATGGCCCGCAGGATCGCCATGGGGACCATCGACATGGAGTTCCTGAAGCAGTTCGCCCAGAAGCTCAAGGCCACCCACTGCATGTTCGCGACCTCGGAGACCTTCAAGCAGATCTACTCCATCGAGTACTCCGTCTGGTGCACCGGCATGCCGATGTCCATGTACGACGAGATGCTCGGGATTTACAACCTGCCTCCCCTGGGCAAGCCCTCCGAGAACGTATCGGTCGAGAGGAAATGCATGACCGATCTCCCGGACACCGACAAGTGCCCGGTGAAGGTCATCGAGTCCGGTACCTTCCTGACCGCCCGCATCGACGGCTGCATCTACTGCAGGAAGTGCATGAAGGAATGCCCCGAGAAGGCCCTCACCATCGTGAAGGGCCCCTCCGGGTGCAGCTTCCGCGTGGACTCCGCCCGCTGCGGAGGCACGGCGTGCCGCCGCTGCGAGCGCGCCTGCCCTCAGAAGGTCCTGCACCTCGACGGCGGCAAGCCGACGGCCTGA
- a CDS encoding DEAD/DEAH box helicase — translation MTEGKFEDLGISDAVLRAVRSVGWEVPTPVQSAAIPAEMKGDDILALAQTGTGKTGAYGAAILSKTEPNGKDPSALVLVPTRELATQVSDQLNALSKFSGHRCIPVYGGVNIENQVKELSKGADVVIATPGRLKDLLERKTVSLNSVRIVVLDEADRMLDMGFAPSVNMILSKVPKDRQTLMFSATMNEEVKKLAVKHMINHREIEISPDEPTVDLTAQYFIRTTRDSKREELARLIDEGSKIMVFCRTKRKVDYLSRKLKRDDYVVGAIHGDMPQNKREKTLRAFEDGDLRVLIASDVAARGFDVPDVDLVVNFDIPAEVETYIHRIGRTGRAGRNGRAITFVNSDDEEMLAKIEKAIGRRIVEIKPTSKLYYEAPEAPKDDSRTPKKKAKAEKRRVSALKAAAEAAIKAAQESGDPEMKATGRTLKGQLDRGRKSRSEEASSAPAGRQKGAKGRAGKPQDGRQQAQQRPQNGKPQIPRPQGVPAHPKVLHKYVKIDRAAPPEKDMSFDRLEISVGSDDGIDQDKLLAFVLKTAGIRREDVGNIHVYNSKSRVQVVRWRSQEVVDELFGHTVNGRRVMVSNLSDKQ, via the coding sequence ATGACAGAAGGCAAGTTTGAGGACCTAGGCATCTCGGACGCAGTTCTGAGAGCCGTCAGGTCCGTAGGATGGGAGGTCCCCACCCCTGTGCAGTCTGCCGCGATCCCCGCCGAGATGAAAGGCGATGACATTCTGGCCCTCGCCCAGACGGGAACCGGCAAGACCGGGGCATACGGCGCCGCCATCCTGAGCAAAACCGAGCCGAACGGGAAAGACCCGTCGGCCCTGGTTCTCGTGCCTACAAGGGAGCTTGCGACGCAGGTATCCGATCAGCTGAACGCTCTGTCGAAGTTCAGCGGACACAGGTGCATCCCCGTCTACGGCGGGGTCAACATCGAGAACCAGGTCAAGGAACTGAGCAAAGGGGCCGATGTGGTCATCGCCACCCCCGGGAGGCTCAAGGACCTCCTGGAGAGGAAGACCGTGTCCCTCAATTCGGTGCGCATCGTCGTGCTCGACGAGGCCGACCGCATGCTCGACATGGGGTTCGCCCCCAGCGTGAACATGATCCTCTCCAAGGTGCCCAAGGATAGGCAGACCCTGATGTTCTCGGCGACCATGAACGAGGAGGTCAAGAAGCTCGCCGTCAAGCATATGATAAACCACAGGGAGATCGAGATCTCCCCGGACGAGCCTACCGTGGACCTCACCGCGCAGTACTTCATCAGGACGACCCGCGATTCCAAGCGCGAGGAGCTGGCCCGCCTGATCGACGAAGGCAGCAAGATCATGGTGTTCTGCCGCACCAAGCGCAAGGTGGACTACCTCTCCAGGAAGCTCAAGCGCGACGATTACGTCGTCGGCGCCATCCACGGCGACATGCCGCAGAACAAGAGGGAGAAGACCCTCAGGGCGTTCGAGGACGGGGACCTCAGGGTGCTCATCGCCTCCGATGTGGCGGCCAGGGGCTTCGATGTCCCGGACGTCGACCTGGTGGTGAACTTCGATATCCCCGCCGAGGTGGAGACCTATATCCACCGCATCGGCAGGACGGGACGCGCCGGCAGGAACGGACGCGCCATCACCTTCGTCAACAGCGACGACGAGGAGATGCTGGCCAAGATCGAGAAGGCCATCGGCAGGAGGATCGTCGAGATAAAGCCGACCTCCAAGCTCTACTACGAGGCGCCTGAGGCGCCCAAGGATGACAGCAGGACCCCCAAGAAGAAGGCCAAGGCCGAGAAGCGCAGGGTCTCGGCGCTGAAAGCGGCTGCCGAGGCCGCCATCAAGGCCGCCCAGGAATCCGGCGACCCGGAGATGAAGGCGACCGGGCGCACCCTGAAGGGCCAGCTCGACCGCGGCAGGAAGTCCAGGTCGGAGGAGGCATCCTCCGCGCCCGCCGGCAGGCAGAAAGGGGCCAAAGGCAGGGCCGGGAAGCCCCAGGACGGACGCCAGCAGGCCCAGCAGAGGCCTCAGAACGGCAAGCCCCAGATTCCGAGGCCGCAGGGCGTCCCCGCGCACCCCAAGGTGCTCCACAAGTACGTCAAGATCGACCGCGCCGCCCCGCCCGAGAAGGACATGTCCTTCGACAGGCTGGAGATATCCGTGGGCTCCGACGACGGCATAGACCAGGACAAGCTCCTCGCCTTCGTCCTGAAGACCGCCGGGATCCGCCGCGAGGACGTCGGGAATATCCACGTCTACAACAGCAAGTCCAGGGTTCAGGTCGTCAGGTGGAGGTCCCAGGAGGTCGTCGACGAGCTCTTCGGGCACACCGTCAACGGCCGCCGCGTGATGGTTTCGAACCTTTCCGACAAGCAGTGA
- a CDS encoding VWA domain-containing protein: protein MSPGPLKYPFSAVSGETAAKRALMCLLADDSLCGVLIKGPSGTAKSVLVRSLSGISGRDIVNLPAGAGDEDIFGGMDLEKAIGDGRTDLKEGILGRADGNILCIDNINLLDTRTADAVMGAVESGRVEVEREGVSAEYPLRTSVVATMNPAEKDLPDSVADRFEICISTLADSDAQTRADIIESDLAFRKDPEGFASRFSEDDRRTAERIARARELIPGIKITRRDIYDIVTVCKKMNAVGHRGDIACARVARDLAALDGRDRITADDIRDASVMCLLHRRNPKLPAVGKRELGLGGDDSDDAAPDADDDEQEISAEEIAEVARMEKSGELDTDSEEILKEAEEEAIKADGDGSKPEKESSDEEEDDDGPIPDVDVMTLLLDDVQNNLAEIDRIETISLRNVVGQIPRGAESGDRNGRAHGFRIPEGKTSDPAIVPTIRAAAPHQKTRKPNGLSVVIENRDIRENIRIRQSVCSFMFAVDVSGSLDNTGMLEEAMKAVRAMLEDGYVRRDRVALLTFGQHLVNLAVPFTRNVEAIFDALSKTVTGGSTPLGQAMMTLDKYMRNYTRKNPEQKCYVIMITDGSPDIPALKGEPWAELKKIVATIKVPNTEWVIIDNGPRHRRINYAQKLADMLKGRYIYIDDLTGRFEEEE, encoded by the coding sequence ATGTCTCCAGGACCTCTGAAGTACCCGTTCTCGGCCGTCAGCGGCGAAACCGCCGCCAAACGCGCCCTGATGTGCCTCCTGGCGGACGACAGCCTGTGCGGGGTCCTCATCAAAGGGCCTTCCGGCACCGCCAAGAGCGTGCTCGTGCGTTCCCTCTCCGGCATATCCGGCCGGGACATCGTCAATCTCCCGGCGGGCGCCGGCGATGAGGACATATTCGGCGGGATGGACCTCGAGAAGGCCATAGGGGACGGCAGGACCGACCTCAAGGAGGGCATCCTCGGCCGCGCCGACGGGAACATCCTCTGCATCGACAACATAAACCTCCTTGACACCCGCACGGCGGACGCCGTGATGGGCGCCGTCGAATCCGGGCGCGTCGAGGTAGAGAGGGAAGGCGTCTCCGCCGAGTATCCCCTGAGGACCTCAGTAGTGGCGACCATGAACCCTGCGGAGAAGGACCTCCCCGATTCGGTCGCCGACCGCTTCGAGATCTGCATCTCGACCCTCGCGGACAGCGATGCGCAGACGAGGGCGGACATCATCGAGAGCGACCTCGCCTTCCGCAAGGACCCGGAGGGCTTCGCTTCCCGCTTCTCCGAAGATGACAGGAGAACGGCCGAGAGGATTGCGAGGGCCAGGGAACTGATCCCCGGCATAAAGATCACCCGCCGCGACATATACGACATCGTCACCGTCTGCAAGAAGATGAACGCCGTCGGGCACCGCGGCGACATAGCCTGCGCCAGGGTCGCGAGGGACCTCGCCGCCCTCGACGGCAGGGACAGGATAACCGCCGACGACATCCGCGACGCCTCGGTCATGTGCCTCCTCCACAGAAGGAACCCCAAGCTCCCGGCCGTCGGGAAGAGGGAACTGGGCCTCGGCGGAGATGACAGCGATGACGCCGCCCCCGATGCCGACGATGACGAGCAGGAGATCTCCGCGGAGGAGATCGCCGAGGTCGCCAGGATGGAGAAGTCGGGAGAGCTCGACACCGACAGCGAGGAGATCCTGAAGGAGGCCGAGGAAGAGGCGATCAAGGCCGACGGGGACGGCTCGAAACCGGAGAAGGAATCATCGGATGAGGAAGAGGACGATGACGGCCCGATCCCCGATGTGGACGTCATGACCCTGCTCCTCGACGATGTGCAGAACAACCTCGCGGAGATCGACCGCATCGAGACCATCAGCCTCAGGAACGTCGTCGGGCAGATACCGAGGGGCGCCGAGAGCGGGGACCGCAACGGCCGCGCCCACGGGTTCCGCATCCCCGAGGGGAAGACCTCGGACCCGGCCATCGTGCCGACCATCCGCGCCGCGGCGCCCCATCAGAAGACCAGGAAGCCCAACGGCCTCAGCGTGGTCATAGAGAACCGCGATATCCGCGAGAACATCCGCATAAGGCAGAGCGTCTGCTCGTTCATGTTCGCCGTGGATGTCAGCGGCTCCCTGGACAACACCGGGATGCTCGAGGAGGCGATGAAAGCCGTCCGCGCCATGCTGGAGGACGGATACGTCCGCCGCGACCGGGTCGCCCTGCTCACCTTCGGGCAGCACCTCGTCAACCTCGCGGTGCCGTTCACCCGCAACGTGGAGGCCATCTTCGACGCCCTCTCCAAGACCGTCACCGGAGGATCGACGCCTCTGGGACAGGCGATGATGACCCTCGACAAGTACATGCGCAATTACACGCGCAAGAACCCGGAGCAGAAATGCTACGTCATAATGATCACCGACGGGTCCCCCGACATACCTGCCCTCAAGGGAGAGCCGTGGGCCGAGCTGAAGAAGATAGTCGCGACCATCAAGGTCCCGAACACCGAGTGGGTCATCATAGACAACGGCCCGAGGCACCGCAGGATAAACTACGCCCAGAAGCTCGCGGACATGCTGAAGGGCCGGTACATCTACATAGACGACCTGACCGGGCGCTTCGAGGAAGAGGAGTGA
- a CDS encoding ATP-binding protein, which produces MATRHSSMFPFAAIVGQDQMKRALLLNVIDPGIGGVLIKGEKGTAKSTTVRALEQVLPPRTVIKGCPFGCDPARPERYCPYCAEKYGPGKEAPETVQVPMTVQELPLSATEDRIAGTLDLESVLQTGKKKFEPGILASANGNILYVDEINLLEDYIVDMLLDSAAMGVNYVEREGVSFTHPARFVLVGSMNPEEGDLRPQLLDRFGMSVDVVGEKDMGERADVVSRRLEFDSDPAGFTARYADETKRIAESIANARKLLGSVKTDRKLIEAAAYLSIYFKMEGHRADITMIRSARANAAFEGRTEVTKDDLEAVAPLVLSHRLKKKPFDRTPDYDISDVHKCLQDL; this is translated from the coding sequence ATGGCAACCAGGCATTCCAGCATGTTCCCGTTCGCGGCCATCGTCGGACAGGACCAGATGAAAAGGGCCCTCCTCCTGAACGTAATCGACCCCGGCATCGGCGGGGTCCTCATCAAGGGGGAGAAAGGGACCGCCAAATCCACCACGGTCCGCGCTCTCGAGCAGGTCCTCCCGCCGCGGACGGTCATAAAGGGATGCCCGTTCGGATGCGACCCCGCCCGCCCCGAGAGGTACTGCCCCTACTGCGCCGAGAAGTACGGCCCGGGGAAGGAGGCCCCCGAGACCGTTCAGGTCCCCATGACCGTGCAGGAGCTCCCCCTGTCGGCGACGGAGGACAGGATCGCAGGCACGCTGGACCTCGAGTCTGTCCTGCAGACCGGGAAGAAGAAGTTCGAGCCCGGTATCCTCGCGAGCGCCAACGGCAACATACTCTACGTCGACGAGATCAACCTGCTCGAAGACTACATCGTAGACATGCTCCTGGACTCCGCGGCCATGGGCGTGAACTATGTGGAGAGGGAGGGCGTGTCCTTCACCCACCCCGCCAGGTTCGTCCTGGTTGGGTCCATGAACCCCGAGGAAGGGGACCTGAGGCCCCAGCTGCTGGACAGGTTCGGCATGTCGGTCGATGTCGTCGGCGAGAAGGACATGGGCGAGCGCGCCGACGTCGTCTCCAGAAGGCTGGAGTTCGACAGCGATCCTGCCGGGTTCACCGCCAGGTACGCCGACGAGACCAAGCGCATAGCCGAGAGCATCGCGAACGCCAGGAAGCTGCTCGGAAGCGTGAAGACGGACAGGAAGCTCATCGAGGCCGCGGCCTACCTCTCCATCTACTTCAAGATGGAAGGGCACAGGGCTGACATCACCATGATCCGCTCCGCCAGGGCCAATGCGGCCTTCGAGGGCAGGACCGAGGTCACCAAGGACGACCTCGAGGCGGTCGCCCCCCTGGTCCTGAGCCACAGGCTGAAGAAGAAGCCGTTCGACAGAACCCCCGACTACGACATCAGCGACGTGCACAAATGTCTCCAGGACCTCTGA
- a CDS encoding ATP-binding protein, with amino-acid sequence MIELLLDFTVSNYRSIRDECTLSMEAYTKDRRNKESLIKNGKEVCLPTVGIFGANASGKSAVIEAIDFLRKMVLDSGNYSEKKPISCPGFAFCDNAKPRSSEFKIRFISNGMEYAYSFSVLEDHIEEETLRCKSKIVFRRSGQKIDFPNTSKTDRARMEMIKDLVNPNSLFLSKCSQFQIPVTKIPFDWIADSLVIVNSQTHASNEKILELKEEVVKMLSAADIGISDIREIEKGLRIRSAGTDIVTVKMLGITHIIRGSEGERTHELSEDEESDGTIRLLSLIPYWLDALKKGKAVIIDEIEKHLHPAIVDYLISLFTNPADNANGAQLIFTTHDAAIPDRTNMRRDQIWLTARDPNIGATSLYSLLDFNVRSDLRFTANYLAGRFGAVPVIDRSRNGGRINGEKEKSV; translated from the coding sequence GTTCGATCAGAGACGAATGCACGCTCTCAATGGAAGCATATACCAAAGACCGCAGGAACAAAGAATCTCTGATAAAGAACGGGAAAGAAGTCTGCCTTCCGACTGTAGGCATATTCGGAGCAAACGCATCCGGGAAGAGTGCCGTCATTGAGGCGATCGATTTCTTGAGAAAAATGGTACTGGATTCAGGAAACTACTCGGAAAAGAAACCGATCTCCTGCCCTGGATTCGCCTTCTGCGACAATGCGAAACCCAGATCCTCCGAATTCAAAATCAGGTTCATATCGAACGGCATGGAATATGCGTACTCTTTCTCTGTCCTCGAGGATCATATAGAGGAGGAGACCCTGAGATGCAAGAGCAAGATCGTTTTCCGGCGCAGCGGCCAGAAAATAGATTTCCCGAACACATCGAAAACAGACAGAGCCAGGATGGAGATGATAAAAGACCTGGTGAACCCCAATTCGCTGTTCCTGTCCAAATGCTCCCAGTTCCAGATCCCTGTAACGAAAATTCCATTTGATTGGATTGCAGACAGCCTCGTGATTGTTAATAGCCAGACTCATGCATCGAATGAAAAGATCTTGGAACTGAAAGAAGAAGTTGTGAAGATGCTGTCCGCAGCGGATATCGGAATATCCGATATCCGGGAGATTGAGAAAGGATTACGCATCAGGAGCGCTGGCACAGACATCGTAACTGTGAAAATGCTGGGCATAACACACATAATCCGCGGTTCCGAGGGAGAAAGGACCCATGAACTCAGCGAAGATGAGGAATCAGACGGAACTATACGTTTGTTAAGCCTCATCCCATATTGGTTGGATGCACTGAAAAAAGGCAAAGCCGTCATCATTGATGAGATAGAGAAGCATCTCCACCCGGCCATTGTGGATTATCTCATCAGCCTGTTCACAAACCCAGCTGATAACGCGAACGGCGCCCAATTGATATTCACGACCCATGATGCAGCGATACCCGACAGAACCAACATGAGGCGCGATCAGATTTGGCTCACTGCCAGGGACCCGAACATCGGAGCCACTTCGCTATACTCCCTCCTTGATTTCAATGTCAGGTCCGACCTTCGGTTCACAGCCAATTATCTGGCTGGAAGATTCGGGGCAGTCCCAGTCATAGACAGAAGCCGCAATGGAGGCAGGATCAATGGTGAGAAGGAAAAGTCAGTGTAA